From Candidatus Palauibacter soopunensis, one genomic window encodes:
- a CDS encoding DoxX family protein: MADNGNAGSAVNVASILLALLFLLNGGMKIAGMMVDQFAVWGYPAWFQYLIGVVEALAGVGFLRRPTRFLAAVVVVPIMAGAIYTLVRAGASGQAAVPAVALLLALFVAKKSR, from the coding sequence GTGGCGGACAACGGAAACGCAGGCAGCGCCGTCAACGTGGCATCGATTCTGCTCGCGCTGCTCTTCCTTCTGAACGGCGGGATGAAGATCGCCGGGATGATGGTCGACCAGTTTGCGGTGTGGGGCTACCCGGCGTGGTTCCAGTACCTGATCGGCGTCGTGGAGGCGCTGGCCGGGGTCGGGTTCCTGAGGCGTCCGACGCGGTTCCTGGCGGCTGTCGTCGTAGTCCCGATCATGGCAGGCGCGATCTACACCCTCGTGAGGGCGGGGGCGTCGGGGCAGGCCGCGGTTCCGGCCGTGGCGCTGCTGCTCGCGCTCTTCGTGGCTAAGAAGTCTCGCTAG
- a CDS encoding 6-bladed beta-propeller has protein sequence MPRACSPICRVAAVTFGLAAAGRGGGPVAAQAAATDIPISPVAEPAFTVGVAEGAAWEMFGYVSDVAFDADGTLFILDDLAGHIVVIDSAGDFVRTIANKGDGPGELVQPIAIAVLRDGRIAVNDIGKPGIQLFRRDGEFLDGVPFGPVEGMPGSPIYALPDHSLLSPELIGFSASTMTGADEGRPITRFRLDGSRDVFYAAWDDPPPPGFESGEGAPGARIVTSPIEAFTLPLSLGVLRDGRIALADSIGYRIKLLDASGRVTDLLERPLAPVPVTGAIRDAERQRRLEALRSRDGGTASVQQVGGPPGAVSPEARRNAMREALRRTGDRIRDMVFPAEIPVIANVAVDWNDRVWIQRSAPPGETGPTDVLAADGRYLGTIPSDGLRIPEAFGPEGLAAYIERDAFDIQRVRVVRLAVGQPLEEAR, from the coding sequence ATGCCCCGTGCTTGCAGCCCCATCTGCCGCGTTGCTGCCGTCACCTTCGGGCTCGCGGCAGCGGGCCGAGGCGGCGGGCCCGTCGCCGCCCAGGCCGCCGCCACTGACATCCCGATCTCTCCCGTTGCCGAACCAGCATTCACGGTCGGCGTGGCGGAAGGCGCGGCGTGGGAGATGTTCGGCTACGTCTCCGACGTCGCCTTCGACGCCGACGGCACGCTGTTCATCCTCGACGACCTCGCCGGACACATTGTGGTCATCGATTCGGCGGGTGACTTCGTCCGAACGATCGCAAACAAGGGCGATGGACCCGGCGAACTCGTCCAGCCGATCGCAATTGCCGTTCTGCGCGATGGCCGAATCGCCGTCAACGACATCGGAAAACCGGGCATCCAGCTCTTCCGCCGTGACGGCGAGTTTCTCGATGGTGTTCCGTTCGGTCCCGTCGAGGGCATGCCCGGATCGCCGATCTACGCCCTGCCGGACCACAGTCTCCTCTCCCCCGAACTGATCGGCTTTTCGGCCTCCACCATGACTGGAGCGGACGAGGGTCGGCCGATCACGCGCTTCCGGCTCGACGGAAGCCGTGACGTCTTCTACGCCGCCTGGGACGATCCCCCTCCGCCGGGATTCGAGAGTGGCGAAGGAGCTCCGGGCGCCAGGATCGTGACGAGTCCGATTGAGGCCTTCACCTTGCCGTTGAGTCTTGGCGTACTGCGCGATGGTCGCATCGCGCTGGCCGATTCGATCGGTTACAGGATCAAACTCCTGGATGCGTCGGGTCGCGTGACGGACCTCCTTGAGCGGCCTCTGGCTCCGGTCCCGGTGACCGGCGCAATCCGCGACGCCGAGCGCCAGCGCCGTCTCGAGGCGCTCCGCTCCCGCGATGGTGGGACCGCGTCTGTGCAGCAGGTGGGCGGACCCCCCGGTGCCGTCAGTCCGGAGGCGCGGCGAAACGCGATGCGAGAGGCCCTGCGCCGAACGGGAGATCGCATCCGCGATATGGTCTTTCCGGCAGAGATTCCAGTTATCGCGAACGTTGCCGTGGACTGGAACGATCGCGTTTGGATCCAGCGGTCGGCGCCGCCGGGCGAAACCGGTCCAACAGACGTTCTAGCGGCAGACGGACGGTATCTCGGCACCATCCCTTCCGATGGCCTTCGAATCCCTGAGGCATTCGGACCGGAGGGACTGGCCGCGTACATCGAACGGGACGCCTTTGACATCCAGCGCGTCCGTGTCGTCCGCCTCGCCGTTGGCCAGCCCCTCGAAGAGGCGCGCTAA
- a CDS encoding DUF1295 domain-containing protein, translated as MFDINLIAHPLRGTPFGAALDLCLILAAVCIPAAILTRDYSWVDRLWSLCPPVYCLIVAAELDFASPRVNLMTLLVVLWSARLTFHGLRKGVFRPGHEDYRWIAVREKLGPIRFQLLNLTFISFGQMLLIWWFTSPVHQAAAWSETPLGWLDFLTATLFLVLFVGEAVADEQMWRFQQDKKRRIAAGEDVAQPFITTGLFRYCRHPNYFCELGMWWVFYLFAVAASGEGLHWTGLGFILLTALLISSMRLTESISASKYPAYRDYQASTPALIPGVRLRRTYHSPT; from the coding sequence ATGTTCGACATCAATCTCATCGCGCACCCGCTGAGGGGTACGCCCTTCGGCGCGGCGCTCGACCTGTGCCTGATCCTGGCCGCGGTGTGCATCCCGGCCGCGATCCTGACGCGCGACTACTCCTGGGTGGACCGCCTGTGGAGCCTGTGCCCGCCCGTCTACTGCCTGATCGTGGCGGCGGAGCTGGACTTCGCCTCGCCGCGCGTGAATCTGATGACCCTGCTCGTCGTGCTCTGGTCGGCGCGCCTGACCTTCCATGGCCTGCGCAAGGGGGTATTCCGGCCGGGACACGAGGACTACCGCTGGATCGCGGTCCGGGAGAAGCTCGGGCCGATCCGGTTCCAGCTGCTCAACCTCACCTTCATCAGCTTTGGGCAGATGCTGCTCATCTGGTGGTTCACCTCCCCGGTGCACCAGGCGGCGGCGTGGAGCGAGACGCCGCTCGGCTGGCTGGATTTTCTGACCGCCACGCTGTTCCTCGTGCTCTTCGTCGGCGAGGCCGTGGCCGACGAGCAGATGTGGCGCTTCCAGCAGGACAAGAAGCGGCGGATCGCGGCGGGGGAAGATGTCGCGCAGCCCTTCATTACTACGGGACTCTTCCGCTATTGCCGCCATCCCAACTACTTCTGCGAACTGGGCATGTGGTGGGTGTTCTACCTGTTCGCCGTCGCGGCATCGGGAGAGGGGCTCCACTGGACGGGCCTCGGCTTCATCCTGCTCACGGCGCTGCTCATCTCGTCCATGCGCCTCACCGAATCGATCTCCGCCTCGAAGTACCCCGCCTACCGCGACTACCAGGCGAGCACCCCGGCGCTGATCCCCGGAGTCCGTCTTCGAAGGACGTACCACTCTCCCACATAG
- a CDS encoding amidohydrolase family protein, with amino-acid sequence MLFPTAARHGAGAARTLIVAAALLAGGGWTAGSADAQSYDLIIRGGTLVDGSGSPARAGDVAIDGGRIAAVGDLGAASADRVIDADGLHVFPGFIDTHSHAMPALLRDELRTARPLLAQGITTIFANPDGGGTIDFADQRARIRDPGVGVNVGQLVGHGSVRRAVLGMQAREATPEELDRMRTMVRDGMDGGAFGLSSGLYYSPGSYAPTGEVVELAKIAAGYGGVYQSHIRDESDYSIGLLGAVDEVIEISRGSGITGVVTHIKALGPRVWGESAEVVRRIEAARAEGLAVYADQYPYGASGTSIIGALVPRWALAGEGGDLYARIEDPGERARLVPEMWENLDRRGGADRLMLQGGPHGGRTLADVAEERGMDAIETALALLVEARGGGGGGTGLTSFNMNDEDIERFMTQPWMMTSSDGSLWVPGEGHPHPRGFGAFPRRIRKYVLEEGVTTLEQAIHAMTALPARVYGIEGRGVLEPGAVADVVVVDLERFRDTAEYDDPHGLAEGVEYSLVNGTLAIDEGRFTDALAGEAIVKTR; translated from the coding sequence ATGCTTTTCCCGACTGCGGCCCGCCACGGCGCCGGGGCTGCCAGAACCCTCATCGTGGCCGCCGCGCTTCTCGCCGGCGGCGGATGGACCGCGGGATCTGCGGACGCGCAGAGCTACGACCTCATCATCCGGGGCGGCACCCTCGTCGACGGTTCCGGGAGTCCGGCCCGGGCGGGGGACGTCGCGATCGACGGCGGACGGATCGCGGCCGTGGGCGACCTCGGCGCGGCGAGCGCCGACCGCGTCATCGACGCGGACGGGCTGCACGTGTTCCCCGGCTTCATCGATACGCACTCTCACGCAATGCCGGCGCTGTTGCGCGACGAACTTCGCACCGCGCGGCCGCTTCTCGCGCAGGGGATCACGACGATCTTCGCGAACCCCGACGGCGGCGGCACGATCGACTTCGCCGACCAGCGGGCGCGGATCAGGGACCCGGGCGTCGGAGTGAACGTGGGACAGCTGGTCGGGCACGGGAGCGTCCGCCGCGCGGTCCTCGGGATGCAGGCGCGCGAGGCCACTCCCGAGGAACTCGACCGCATGCGGACGATGGTGCGCGACGGGATGGACGGCGGCGCCTTCGGGCTCTCCTCCGGCCTCTACTATTCGCCGGGGTCGTACGCCCCCACCGGCGAGGTCGTCGAACTCGCGAAGATCGCGGCCGGGTACGGAGGCGTGTATCAGAGCCACATCCGCGACGAGTCGGACTATTCGATCGGCCTGCTCGGGGCCGTGGACGAAGTCATCGAGATCTCGCGTGGCTCCGGCATCACGGGCGTCGTCACGCACATCAAGGCGCTCGGCCCCCGCGTCTGGGGCGAGTCAGCCGAGGTCGTCCGCCGCATCGAGGCCGCCCGCGCGGAGGGTCTCGCGGTCTACGCGGACCAGTATCCCTACGGAGCCTCCGGCACGAGCATCATCGGGGCCCTCGTCCCGCGCTGGGCCCTCGCGGGCGAGGGCGGCGATCTGTACGCGCGCATCGAGGATCCCGGCGAGCGCGCCCGGCTCGTGCCGGAGATGTGGGAGAACCTCGACCGCCGTGGCGGCGCGGATCGGCTCATGCTGCAGGGCGGTCCGCACGGGGGCCGGACGCTTGCCGACGTCGCCGAGGAACGCGGGATGGACGCGATCGAAACCGCGCTCGCGTTGCTCGTGGAGGCCCGTGGAGGCGGAGGAGGCGGCACCGGCCTCACGTCCTTCAACATGAACGACGAGGACATCGAGCGCTTCATGACGCAGCCCTGGATGATGACGTCGTCCGACGGTTCGCTCTGGGTGCCGGGCGAAGGACACCCGCACCCGCGCGGCTTCGGCGCCTTTCCGCGGCGGATCCGCAAGTACGTGCTCGAGGAAGGCGTCACCACGCTCGAACAGGCGATTCACGCCATGACGGCGCTGCCGGCCCGCGTGTACGGCATCGAAGGACGCGGCGTCCTGGAACCCGGCGCGGTCGCCGACGTCGTCGTCGTGGACCTCGAACGGTTCCGCGACACCGCCGAGTACGACGACCCGCACGGTCTCGCCGAGGGGGTCGAGTACTCCCTCGTCAATGGTACGCTCGCGATCGACGAGGGCCGCTTCACGGACGCGCTCGCCGGCGAAGCGATCGTCAAGACGCGATAA
- a CDS encoding CapA family protein: MRRNRLPLSSLTFAGIAAGLAAGLALAAGTALATPTSLEAQAFEDARGNMSIALAGDAIISRKMSPYREPEFLALRDIIESATTAFVNLEILFHDYEDDVIPAAASGGTYMRAEPEIAHELAWFGFDMVSLANNHTMDFGAGGARRTVAAAEAAGLAVAGFGENLARARAPAYVDTPGGRVALISIASTFADAMRAGHQRPDVRGRPGLSPIRYERHVTVTADQMAGLRDALSVAGRGGGSGPRLNFGGMTFMEGSKPGVKTVPHAGDLAEIIEVVKEAQRQAEWVIVTSHSHEGADRREVPADFLVDVARAVVEAGADMFVGHGPHILRAVEMYQGKPIFYSLANFAMQNETIEFQPQDNYEAQGLGYEDLPGRFQDVRIERAGASSFPAGKGFWESVVPVVEYEDGKLKEIQLHPITMGWQLPRPVRGRPMMADDALGQEILEGLAKLSAEFGTTMTIEDGVGVIRP; this comes from the coding sequence ATGCGCCGGAATCGACTTCCGCTGTCGTCCCTCACGTTCGCCGGCATCGCGGCTGGTCTCGCGGCCGGCCTCGCCCTCGCGGCCGGCACCGCCCTCGCCACGCCGACATCGCTCGAGGCGCAGGCGTTCGAGGACGCGCGCGGCAACATGTCCATCGCCCTCGCGGGCGACGCGATCATCTCGCGGAAGATGTCTCCGTATCGGGAGCCCGAGTTCCTCGCCCTGCGAGACATCATCGAGAGCGCGACCACCGCGTTCGTGAACCTCGAAATCCTGTTCCACGACTACGAGGACGACGTGATCCCCGCGGCGGCCAGCGGCGGCACGTACATGCGGGCGGAACCGGAAATCGCGCACGAACTCGCCTGGTTCGGCTTCGACATGGTGAGCCTGGCGAACAACCACACGATGGACTTCGGCGCCGGCGGTGCGCGGCGCACGGTGGCGGCGGCGGAGGCGGCCGGCCTCGCCGTCGCCGGATTCGGCGAGAACCTCGCGCGGGCGCGGGCCCCGGCCTATGTGGACACGCCCGGTGGGCGGGTCGCGCTGATCTCGATCGCCTCGACCTTCGCCGACGCGATGCGGGCCGGCCACCAGCGGCCGGACGTGCGGGGGCGTCCGGGGCTGAGCCCGATCCGGTACGAGCGGCACGTGACGGTGACCGCCGACCAGATGGCAGGCCTCCGGGACGCGCTCTCGGTGGCGGGGCGCGGCGGCGGCTCCGGCCCGCGGCTGAACTTCGGCGGCATGACCTTCATGGAAGGATCGAAGCCGGGAGTGAAGACGGTGCCGCACGCCGGGGATCTGGCGGAGATCATCGAAGTTGTGAAGGAAGCGCAGCGGCAGGCCGAGTGGGTCATCGTCACGAGCCACTCGCACGAGGGCGCGGATCGCCGCGAGGTGCCGGCCGACTTCCTCGTGGATGTCGCCCGGGCGGTCGTCGAAGCGGGCGCGGACATGTTCGTGGGCCACGGCCCCCACATCCTGCGCGCAGTCGAGATGTACCAGGGCAAGCCGATCTTCTACTCGCTGGCGAACTTCGCCATGCAGAACGAGACGATCGAGTTCCAGCCGCAGGACAACTACGAGGCCCAGGGGCTGGGGTACGAGGACCTTCCGGGCCGGTTCCAGGATGTGCGGATCGAGCGGGCCGGTGCGTCTTCGTTCCCGGCGGGGAAGGGGTTCTGGGAGAGCGTCGTCCCCGTCGTCGAGTACGAGGACGGGAAACTGAAGGAGATCCAGCTCCACCCGATCACCATGGGCTGGCAGTTGCCGCGCCCGGTGCGCGGGCGGCCGATGATGGCGGACGATGCACTCGGGCAGGAGATCCTCGAGGGTCTCGCGAAGCTCTCCGCCGAATTCGGAACGACGATGACGATCGAGGACGGCGTCGGCGTCATCCGGCCCTGA
- a CDS encoding aspartate/glutamate racemase family protein has product MRIVYFLPGPMSRGPLGPEELVRRQAFLNEHAFHGTEAVVRETANGPASVESSAEEYLSVPGILEAAPHLEAEGFDAMIIGCFGDPGLAPARELVDFPVIGPGQAGALAAAQMGQRFAIITVVDEVVPAIRRQMRGYGLEGLVADIRAVDVPVLELRQRAEQVLETLETEAHAALRAGADTLVLGCMTMGFLDVARKLGERLGVPVINPVLAALKAAESFAATGVRPSPRAYPPPRKEIAPTPV; this is encoded by the coding sequence ATGCGCATCGTTTATTTCCTTCCCGGACCGATGTCCCGCGGCCCCCTCGGGCCGGAGGAACTCGTCCGGCGCCAGGCCTTCCTCAACGAGCATGCCTTTCACGGGACGGAAGCCGTCGTTCGCGAGACGGCGAACGGCCCCGCCTCGGTCGAGTCGTCCGCCGAGGAGTATCTTTCGGTGCCGGGCATTCTCGAAGCGGCGCCGCATCTCGAGGCGGAGGGGTTCGACGCGATGATCATCGGGTGTTTCGGCGATCCCGGCCTCGCGCCGGCCCGTGAACTCGTCGATTTCCCCGTCATCGGCCCGGGCCAGGCGGGGGCGCTCGCCGCGGCGCAAATGGGACAGCGGTTCGCGATCATCACGGTCGTGGACGAAGTCGTGCCCGCGATCCGCCGTCAGATGCGGGGCTACGGCCTCGAAGGGCTGGTGGCGGACATCCGGGCGGTGGACGTCCCGGTGCTCGAACTGCGGCAGCGCGCGGAGCAGGTGCTCGAGACGCTCGAAACGGAGGCTCACGCGGCGCTGCGCGCCGGCGCCGATACGCTGGTGCTCGGCTGTATGACGATGGGATTCCTCGACGTAGCGCGGAAGCTCGGCGAGCGCCTCGGAGTGCCTGTCATCAACCCGGTGCTCGCCGCGCTCAAGGCCGCGGAATCGTTCGCCGCCACCGGCGTGCGGCCGTCCCCGCGTGCCTATCCCCCGCCCCGCAAGGAGATCGCCCCGACTCCCGTCTGA
- a CDS encoding aconitase X catalytic domain-containing protein, which produces MEHGGMTGVRLEPGDVALLRGDEGEGTRLAMSILARMAEVVGARELLDITAAHIDSSLYQGPATLEFAERLADGGARVRVPTTLNVSGVDEHGWREWDVAESWAAPARRQMEAYEAMGCAPTWTCAPYQTQPRPGVGEQVAWGESSAIVFANSVLGARTERYPDLLDICCAVTGRAPAAGLHLTGNRAGQVLVDLSGVPRRLAEEPALYPVLGHWIGLRVEGRIPVLDGLRDRPGEDDLKALGAAMASSGAVGLFHWAGLTPEAPDLDAAFQGREPATRLRPGPAALRAARDELGSGLSDADGLDLVVLGSPHFSLSEFAALARLVDSRRRHPGVRLLITTGRAVRELAAKAGYLDAIEAFGGELTVDTCILTTPMLPASIRRLMTNSAKYAWYTPGLLERAVAFGSLADCVESAVAGRVTRDDSAWTAEP; this is translated from the coding sequence ATGGAACACGGCGGGATGACGGGCGTCCGGCTCGAACCGGGAGACGTCGCTCTCCTGCGGGGAGATGAGGGGGAGGGTACGCGGCTCGCGATGTCGATCCTCGCCCGCATGGCCGAGGTCGTCGGGGCTCGGGAACTGCTCGATATCACGGCGGCGCACATCGATTCATCGCTCTACCAGGGACCTGCCACGCTCGAATTCGCGGAGCGGCTGGCGGACGGCGGCGCGCGGGTGCGGGTGCCGACGACGCTCAACGTGTCGGGCGTGGACGAACACGGCTGGCGGGAGTGGGACGTGGCCGAATCCTGGGCCGCGCCGGCGCGGCGCCAGATGGAGGCGTACGAGGCCATGGGCTGCGCGCCCACCTGGACGTGCGCGCCCTACCAGACCCAGCCGCGTCCGGGCGTCGGGGAGCAGGTCGCGTGGGGCGAGTCGAGCGCGATCGTGTTCGCGAACTCGGTGCTGGGCGCGCGCACGGAGCGCTATCCGGACCTGCTGGACATCTGCTGTGCGGTCACGGGCCGGGCCCCGGCGGCGGGGCTCCACCTGACCGGGAATCGGGCGGGGCAGGTGCTCGTCGACCTCTCCGGCGTCCCGCGGCGGCTCGCGGAGGAGCCCGCGCTGTATCCGGTGCTGGGACACTGGATCGGTCTGCGCGTGGAGGGGCGGATTCCGGTGCTCGACGGACTTCGGGACCGGCCGGGAGAGGACGACTTGAAGGCGCTGGGGGCCGCCATGGCCTCCTCGGGCGCGGTGGGCCTGTTCCACTGGGCCGGCCTCACGCCGGAGGCGCCGGATCTGGACGCGGCGTTCCAGGGGAGGGAACCGGCGACCCGGCTGCGGCCGGGGCCCGCGGCGCTGCGGGCGGCGCGGGATGAACTCGGCTCGGGACTGTCGGACGCGGACGGCCTCGACCTCGTCGTGCTGGGGAGTCCGCACTTCTCGCTGTCGGAATTCGCGGCCCTGGCGCGGCTCGTCGACAGCCGGCGACGTCACCCCGGGGTGCGGCTGCTGATCACGACCGGGCGAGCCGTCCGCGAACTGGCGGCGAAGGCGGGCTACCTCGACGCGATCGAAGCGTTCGGAGGAGAGCTGACCGTCGACACCTGCATCCTGACGACGCCGATGCTGCCGGCGAGCATCCGGCGGCTCATGACCAACTCCGCCAAGTACGCCTGGTACACGCCGGGCCTGCTCGAGCGCGCCGTCGCCTTCGGGAGCCTGGCGGACTGCGTGGAGTCGGCCGTCGCCGGCCGCGTCACGCGGGACGACAGCGCGTGGACCGCCGAGCCGTGA
- a CDS encoding DUF126 domain-containing protein, which yields MSDRPAASGSAPLTGRALVAGAAEGAVLYSSEPLSFWGGYDAETGEIIDRRHPLAGHSGAGRILAIPATRGSSTTTAVLLEAIRRGTAPAALLTRGPDTFLALAAIVAAQLYDRAPPVIALSPDDFDALRRIPRARVDAEGAVLAR from the coding sequence GTGAGCGATCGGCCGGCCGCGTCGGGCTCCGCTCCGCTGACCGGCCGCGCGCTCGTCGCGGGCGCTGCGGAAGGCGCCGTCCTCTACTCGTCCGAGCCGCTGAGCTTCTGGGGCGGCTACGACGCGGAGACCGGGGAGATCATCGACCGGCGCCATCCGCTGGCCGGCCACAGCGGCGCCGGCCGCATCCTGGCCATTCCGGCGACCCGCGGCTCCAGCACGACGACCGCCGTCCTCCTCGAGGCCATCCGCCGCGGCACCGCACCGGCGGCACTCCTGACCCGCGGCCCCGACACCTTCCTCGCGCTCGCCGCCATCGTCGCCGCTCAGCTCTACGACCGCGCCCCGCCGGTCATCGCCCTGTCTCCCGACGACTTCGACGCCCTGCGCCGGATCCCCCGTGCCCGGGTCGACGCCGAGGGTGCCGTGCTCGCCCGCTGA
- a CDS encoding M20 family metallopeptidase, with the protein MSDRFPVFNSRLRGRQLLAGAFVAVFPLPLVAAQDAQISAIEARRDHYGSVARQIWEWAEVGYQEEQSSELLKGELEAAGFSVESGVADMPTAFVASYGSGGPVIGILAEYDALPGISQDAVPERSPIIAGGAGHACGHHLFGAGSVAAAIAVKEWLEETGHEGTVRLYGTPAEEGGAGKVYMVRAGLFEDVDVALHWHPGAQNSARVGRSLANKSAKFRFSGYSAHAAGAPERGRSALDGVEAMNHMVNLLREHVPQETRIHYVITQGGFAPNVVPDFAEVYYYVRHPDAPMVLELFERVARAAEGAALGTGTEMEYEVIHGLYDLVPNVALGTVMDANLRKVGGVEYTEAEQAFARKIQATFEGGPSRPLGSEGEIEEFGVDPAGGGSTDVGDVSWVVPTTGLSTATWVPGTSAHSWQAVAAGGTDIGTKGMIVAAKTLALTTIELFQSPDVIAAAWEELRAHRGADFEYSALLGDRPPPLDYRR; encoded by the coding sequence ATGTCAGACAGGTTCCCGGTCTTCAACAGCAGGCTTCGCGGCCGCCAGCTCCTCGCCGGCGCCTTCGTGGCCGTATTCCCGCTGCCCCTCGTGGCGGCCCAGGACGCGCAGATCTCGGCGATCGAGGCGCGCCGGGACCATTACGGGAGCGTGGCGCGCCAGATCTGGGAGTGGGCCGAGGTCGGCTACCAGGAGGAGCAGAGTTCCGAGCTGCTGAAGGGTGAACTCGAAGCCGCGGGGTTCTCGGTCGAGTCCGGCGTCGCCGACATGCCCACGGCCTTCGTGGCGAGCTACGGCTCCGGAGGCCCGGTCATCGGGATCCTTGCCGAATACGACGCCCTGCCGGGCATCTCCCAGGACGCGGTTCCCGAGCGCTCCCCCATCATCGCCGGAGGCGCGGGCCACGCGTGCGGACACCACCTGTTCGGCGCGGGCTCCGTCGCGGCCGCCATCGCGGTAAAGGAATGGCTGGAAGAGACGGGACACGAGGGGACGGTCCGGCTCTACGGCACACCGGCGGAGGAGGGCGGCGCGGGGAAGGTGTACATGGTGCGCGCGGGCCTGTTCGAGGACGTGGACGTGGCGCTGCACTGGCATCCCGGCGCGCAAAACAGCGCGAGAGTGGGGCGCTCGCTGGCCAACAAGTCCGCGAAGTTCCGCTTCTCGGGGTATTCGGCGCACGCCGCGGGGGCGCCGGAGCGGGGGCGGAGCGCGCTCGACGGGGTCGAGGCCATGAATCACATGGTGAACCTGCTGCGCGAGCACGTCCCGCAGGAGACGCGCATCCACTACGTGATCACGCAGGGCGGATTCGCGCCCAACGTCGTGCCGGACTTCGCCGAGGTCTACTACTACGTGCGGCACCCGGACGCTCCCATGGTGCTCGAACTGTTCGAGCGCGTGGCGCGCGCGGCCGAGGGCGCGGCGCTGGGCACCGGGACCGAAATGGAATACGAAGTGATCCACGGGCTCTACGATCTGGTCCCGAACGTCGCGCTAGGCACGGTGATGGACGCGAACCTTCGCAAGGTCGGAGGCGTGGAGTACACGGAGGCCGAACAGGCCTTCGCCCGGAAGATCCAGGCCACGTTCGAGGGCGGTCCCTCACGGCCGCTGGGCTCCGAGGGCGAGATCGAGGAGTTCGGGGTCGACCCCGCGGGCGGCGGATCGACCGACGTCGGCGACGTGAGCTGGGTCGTGCCGACGACGGGGCTGTCGACGGCCACCTGGGTGCCGGGCACGTCGGCGCACAGCTGGCAGGCTGTGGCGGCCGGGGGCACCGACATCGGGACGAAGGGGATGATCGTCGCGGCGAAGACGCTCGCCCTGACGACGATCGAACTCTTCCAGTCGCCCGACGTGATCGCCGCGGCGTGGGAGGAGCTGAGGGCGCACCGTGGCGCGGACTTCGAGTATTCCGCGCTGCTGGGCGACCGGCCGCCGCCCCTCGACTACCGCCGCTAG
- a CDS encoding DUF481 domain-containing protein has product MKSWIMLLAAGTIAAPVASLQEELQEEEETEIRWSYSAELSLLFTSGNSTVRTFGLGGGARREWGGGELSLTAGGLRTESGTTRRVAVGTPDNFTVTSDADPEPTAENYFARGEFERSFSDHVHLTTGAGWERNTFAGYESKLSLVGGIGNMWIDTETTRLKSDYGFTYTVQDDVVDDPDKSSSFGGIRVSTNFRRQLTETANLESTLTLDENLTDAADLRADLANSLAVDINSSLAVKTGLRLAWDNAPALTRAPLEEPGGAPTGETVLVPRHKLDSTLTIALVANF; this is encoded by the coding sequence ATGAAGTCGTGGATCATGCTGCTGGCGGCGGGGACGATCGCCGCGCCCGTCGCGTCGCTCCAGGAAGAACTACAGGAAGAAGAAGAGACGGAGATCCGCTGGTCCTACAGCGCGGAACTGAGCCTGCTCTTCACTTCGGGGAACTCCACCGTGCGCACGTTCGGCCTCGGCGGCGGCGCCCGCCGCGAATGGGGCGGGGGAGAACTGTCGCTGACCGCGGGAGGTCTCCGAACCGAGTCCGGTACGACCCGGCGCGTCGCCGTTGGGACTCCGGACAACTTCACCGTGACGAGCGATGCCGATCCCGAGCCGACGGCCGAGAACTACTTCGCGCGTGGCGAATTCGAGCGTTCGTTCTCGGATCACGTCCACCTCACGACCGGCGCCGGCTGGGAGCGGAACACCTTCGCCGGGTACGAGAGCAAGCTCTCCCTGGTGGGCGGCATCGGGAACATGTGGATCGATACCGAGACGACCCGGCTCAAGAGCGACTACGGGTTCACGTACACCGTCCAGGACGATGTCGTCGATGACCCCGACAAGAGTTCGAGCTTCGGAGGCATCCGCGTCTCCACCAACTTTCGGCGCCAGTTGACGGAGACGGCCAACCTCGAGAGCACGCTGACGCTGGACGAGAACCTCACGGATGCGGCGGACCTCCGCGCCGACCTCGCCAACTCGCTGGCGGTCGACATCAACAGCTCCCTGGCCGTGAAGACGGGGCTCCGGCTCGCGTGGGACAACGCGCCGGCCCTGACGCGGGCGCCGCTGGAGGAGCCCGGAGGGGCCCCGACCGGGGAGACGGTCCTCGTTCCGCGCCACAAGCTCGACTCCACGCTGACGATCGCGCTGGTCGCCAACTTCTAG